A window of Cryptomeria japonica chromosome 3, Sugi_1.0, whole genome shotgun sequence contains these coding sequences:
- the LOC131874095 gene encoding WW domain-containing protein C660.06-like: MASRTKVKCYVLVGLLFVWTLMDGAVAEVKDHNGGHDDHWGGWVPGPWGRGGGGGGPGGWGGAPHHAPWRGGPGGWGRDPHHGPWHGGSGGHGGPSGAPGPWQGSPGGRGGAPSPWQGGPVGRGGGSGGWVGAPHYDHAKGL, encoded by the coding sequence ATGGCGTCTCGTACGAAGGTAAAATGCTATGTTTTGGTTGGCCTTCTATTTGTATGGACCCTGATGGACGGCGCGGTGGCAGAAGTGAAAGATCACAATGGTGGGCATGATGACCATTGGGGAGGTTGGGTTCCTGGTCCATGGGGacgtggtggtggtggaggtggaccTGGTGGTTGGGGTGGTGCTCCTCATCATGCTCCATGGCGAGGTGGGCCCGGTGGTTGGGGTCGTGATCCTCATCATGGCCCATGGCATGGTGGTAGTGGTGGACATGGTGGCCCAAGTGGTGCTCCAGGCCCATGGCAAGGTAGTCCTGGTGGTCGAGGTGGTGCTCCAAGCCCATGGCAAGGTGGTCCTGTTGGCAGAGGAGGTGGGAGTGGTGGTTGGGTTGGTGCTCCTCATTATGACCATGCTAAGGGATTGTAG